The Moorena producens PAL-8-15-08-1 genomic interval TCGCACCTCAATAAACAATTCAAATAATTTCTTGGTGAGCTTGAAAGATGGACACCGTTGATGCATCTGTTGTAATACTTTGTTAGCCTGCCCCCAAATGTTCTCAATTGGATTTTCTGATGGTGCGATTGGGAGCAAAGCGTAGACAGTGAACATTCCACTGTTGGTCAGTATTAACTTGTGCAATAAAATCACGAAACTCCTGGGAACGGTGATAACTAGCTCCATCCCACACGCTTAACAATCTGTGCCCCTTCACTCCGGCGAAGGCAGATGTTTGATGAAATCAATTTTTGACGAACTGTTAGCTGTTTTATCAGTTCTTATTAAAAACCCATTGTAGACCCGAAAAACTTATCTCTTGAGTCAGTTTAATTCATCTAACAATGCTACTTTTTCAGCAAGCCCTAGTTAGGAGCGCAAAAGCCTGTACTAAAGAACTTGGCAGGCAAAGTAAACTGCTTGTACCCCATCAGCAGGTAGATATTTTCCACACTCTTGAGCAACAATCTTCCAGGATCGATCTTCTTCTAGGCGTTTTATCATGGCAGTGATTGCTGAATCAGACTTGTCATACACAGATTTGCGAACGCTAAATACAACAAACCCTCCTGGTCGAGTGACTCTTACAAATTCAGGCATTGCTGACTCAGGCATTGCTGCATGACTGAACCCTCCAGCACATAGCACTGCGTCAAATTCATCTGGCTGCAAAATTTCATTTGTTTCTGGGAAGCAGGCATGATGAAGTGCCTCATAAATTCCTCGCTTCTGTGCTTGCGCTAACATTTTTGAGGAGAGATCAACACCTACGATCGAGAGAGGATTGTAACCCAGATTGATAAGTTCAACTCCACCAATACCTGTACCAACCCCTGCATCCAAGATGCGCAGACCCTTATGTTTTGGCACGTGCCTACTAAAGAATAGGGTTGTATAGTGGCTACAGCCAGATGTACCGTCTCCAGCTAAGTCCAAGAGAAATTCATCGTAATTCTCTGCATGCTTATCATATGCTCTCTCTAGCCTATCTGGATCATAAGTGAGGGCATGCACATCTCGGTGAAATTGTCCAAGACGACCGTCAATGATCTTTCCTTCGATATGATCTTGTTGCATGATCTGGTTGCTCCCATTTCTTCTTGACATTTTTCAGTTCCTCTTGATGCAAAAATCTAGATTTTATACTAATCCATTCCTGCACCTTTTCAAGCCTGGAATATTTTTCGTACAAACTTACAACTAAGTCATAGGAAAAACCTAAGGGCTGATTGTATTGCAAAAAAGTTTTAAGTAGTAATTCCTCAGCATCCTGTTCTCGATTGTCATCAACAAGTCTAGCAGCAAGGCTAAGTAGTTTATTGTAGATCTCAGGGGTTGGCTCAGGCAGTAGGGTCAAACTTTCTTCAGGTAAATATACCTGATCAATTTCATTGCTGAGTTCATTGTTTAGGTAAGCATCTATTATTAAATGGATTCTTACAGAGCTTCCATTCAGAAAACCATGTACATCATAATTAGGCCGTAAAAGCCAGAGAGAATCTGGCTTTAAGTGAACTGCTGTACCTTGAAAACACATGTAGCTATCCGCTGATGTGGAAATTGGTACATGCAGCCTAACTTTCTGCTTCTCAGAGAGTTCAGAATAATCTCGATGCTCCCAAAAGCAACTACCTGGAGCAAGCTTGTTTAATCGAACCCACATCAACGATAGATTGCAATGCTCTAAAAATGAACGTATTGTTGGCAATTTATCAAGTTCAGGAGTTGGTGTTGGGCTGCAATCTTCAATAATTGTATCGGTGGAGTTTCCACTTTTACTAAAGAGTGAAAAAACTTCATATCCCTGACTTGTATACTCACGGTAAGAATTTTCTTGCCATGGCAGAGAAGTTGCTTGCTCAATTTCTTTGGCGGCATTATGGGAAAAGCCAGTTGGCAAATCCCGAACAATTCCGATAGTTCTACTAAGCATTAATACTCAATAATCCTTGGTTAGCGGTCAAATTGTGGAATTGACGCTCTGGTCTGGTGATGCCGTTGTGCTGTTTTCTGTACACTCGCACCAGAGTGGTGATGGGCATTTCCTTGATCGATTATACGAAAAAACCGGCTTTGGACTTAGAAGTCAAAGACTTACCGCCTCTGCCTCCGGCTATTTTATACCAAATCCGCGTGGTCATTACCTGGGGGGGCGACGAAATAAGCTAAAAGGCATATTCTATAAGCGTTCTAGCCCTTAGAGCTCGTTGATAATACTTTCGTTGTCCGTGCTCAAGCAGACGGTGCTTGTGAGGCGATTGGCCTGAAGATTAATCGGGTTGGAGGATTAACTAAAGCCAAGCGCATCCGAGACTTTTGTTTGGAAACGGGAATTCGGATGAATATTGAAGAAACTGGTGGTAGTGTGATTGCAGATACCGGAGCCGTACATCTGGCTCAGAGTACCCCAGAAACCCACTTGCGGGCAACTTGGTTATGCCATGATATGCTCACGGTTGACACAGCTACAGGTGGTGCCCGCAATCAAGGGGGTAAAACCTTTGCACCAGAAGCTCCCGGGCTTGGTGTAGAGCCAAAACTTGATGTTTTGGGTGAAGCGATCGCGGTGTATGAATAGATTAAACCATGGTTGATACCCACATTAGGCGTAATTTTGTGTTGGGGAGCTTGGGCATTTTTGCCTAAACTTTCGGCTCAGTATATTAGCGATAGAAGTGCCATTGTCTATCAGGGATTAGGAGGAGCAATTGTTGCAACGCTTATCTTTCTGCATCTCAGGGATGGCCTGGAAACCCATCCAGGCGGGATTATAGCTATTGTTGCAGGTATGCTCAATTTTTTGGGGGTGCTATTTTATATCAAGGCAGTTTCTAAGGGGTCAGTAGCGATCGTTTCTACCCTATCTGCCCTTTATCCCTTAGTGGTCATTGTTCTGGGATTAGTTGTTTTGCACGAAACATTGATCCTAAAACAAATGATTGGTATTGGTTTTGCCCTAGTTGCGATCGCGCTAATTGCTACATAAATCAGGATAATTATATTGTAAATGAATACCTTACCCATAATCTCGTTAACAAAATTAAAAGACCTCAATGGTTCAAACTCAGGCAACGAAGAACACAAACGCCTCTACAACATCTGCTTAGAGCATGGGTTTTTCTATTTGAAATATCATGGCATTTCCGCCGATTTAGTTCAACAAACCATCGACAGCTCTCGTAACTTTTTCCAGTTGCCAGAGGACATTAAAAAAGCCTACGGCCAAGACAAACAAACCGTTTATCCCAACACCTCTAGGGGCTACATTCCCCTTTATGGCGAAACCTTCCATGAAGATGTTGGTCCTGATCCCAAGGAAGTTTTTGACCAAGGCAATTGAACATCCACCTTCAGACAAGCCGTTTACTGGCCCTACCTTGATTCCTGATGATACTGTAGCCCCTGGTTTTGCTGCATCCCACTATCAGCTTCAAGGGGAAATTATGACTAAAATTGTTCCCCACCTTCTCAGGGCACTGGCTGTTGCCTTAAACCTTGACCCGGATTGGTTTGACCCTTATTTTGATGATCCAATCCTGATCCATCGAGCCAATTACTATCCTCCTGAGTATGGCATTGCCGGAAAACACACAGATACCGGCATCTTCACCGTGTTAATCCAAGAGTATTTCCCAACCCCTTCCCTACGGGTTTATGCCAAAAATGCCTGGATTGATGCGGTTTGTTTAGAAGATGCTTTTGTGATTAATTTGGGGGATATGTTGCAATACTGGACGAATGGCTTATTTGTCAGCACTGCCCATGAAGTGATTCATACAAGCCCCAATAGTCGGGTTTCTATCCCTGTTTTTGTCTTCCCTAATTCCCATACAATTATTGAGCCAATGGGAACAGATGAAAAGATTAATTCTACCGACATTATGCTGGAAAACTTTAATTCAGTTTGGGTGATTAAAACAGGGGCAGGTCGAGCTCGGGAATTAAAGTATTCTGAAAATGAAAAAACAAGACTAGCACGGTTACCAAAGTAGCATGATTGGGATTTGGAGGAAAGGGAAAGATCAGTGGCAGGATTAGGGTGGAGGAAAAAATTGCAGTTTTAAAACCCGGTGTAGGCACGACTGGGAATAAAAAACGATCGATATTTGCCCAACCCGCGAAACCCCAGCCGCGACACCAGGTCTTCTTTTTCCCCTTCTTGTACCCTGCTTGACCGAACCTACGTTTTGCGATCGCATTAATCTTTACCTCTACAATCCCATCTCAATAGTCAAATAGCTCTTTATCTCCTTAAAGGTGCTGCACTTGAGTCAATTTTGATATAACCAAGACACAAAATCCCCCTCACCTTCAAAATCCAACAACCTGAGGAGGTGACAACACGGTCAATTTCTATAGCGCTTCTGATAGTAATTAGGTAAACAGGATTTTTTCCCTCTTGCCTCTAGCATGCATCCCTCTTGCCTCTTGCCTCTTGCCTCTTGCCTATTATCTCCTTCACCCTTTATCGAAAATTAATAGCTAGCAATTTTTGAAAATTGGTATAGGGTACCTAAATGAATTGTAAGAATTTTTGATGCCATATTCCCTGTTCCCTACTCCCTACTCCCTACTCCCTACTCCCTACTCCCTACTCCCTACTCCCTTTGTTATATAAGCTATCGTGGTGATTAAAGACTCGCAAACCAGCGACAGATTGCCATGAGAAAATTTTTGATATTGTGTCTGTTTGTAATAGGGCTGGGTTTTGCCCTGTTTAACTTTAAAGGATTGGCAAATCAGGGGAATTTTGAGTCGATTGTAATCGACTTCCGGGAAGATATCCCAGCTGCTCAACTTAATGAGCAATTGCAAGCGATCGCAAAAGAATACGAGGTTAATCCCCAACTCAATAGTGAATTTTCAGCAGCGGATCACATATATATCCTAAACGGAGATAAACAACTGCTGAATACCCTGAAACAATCAGGACTATCCCAAGCAACAGAATATATTGAACCGAACTATACCTATAGTGCCTTCGAGGTTCCCAATGACCCTGACTATGGCAAGCAGTGGAACCTGCGCAGCATTAATGTAGAATCTGCCTGGGATGACACCAAGGGTAGTGGGGTAACAGTAGCAGTGATTGACACCGGGGTCAGCGCAGTCCCGGATTTGAAAGATACTCAATTTGTTGAAGGCTACGACTTTGTCAATGACCGGATTGAAGCATGGGATGATCAAGGTCACGGTACTCACGTAGCCGGTACCATTGCCCAATCTACCAACAATGGTTACGGTGTTGCCGGAGTTGCTTACGAAGCTACCCTGATGCCCCTGAAGGTATTGGCAGCTAATGGTGGTGGTACAGTGGCTGATATTGCGGAAGCGATTCGCTTTGCGGCTGATCATGAGGTAGATGTGATCAACATGAGTTTAGGAGGGGCTGGTGAAAGCAATCTGATGGCAGAGGCAATTGACTATGCCTATCACAAAGGTGTTGTCCTAGTGGCTGCTGCTGGTAACTCTAACCAAAATGCTGCCGCTTATCCTGCCCGCTATCCCCATGTTATTGGTGTTTCTGCCCTTGATTCCGCAGGTCTGAAAGCTCCCTACTCTAACTTTGGTGCTGGGGTAGATATCTCAGCCCCTGGTGGCAGTGAAAATGGTAAGATTTTGCAAGAGACGATTGATGGAGAGACAGGCAGCCCTGTATTTGCTGGCTTCCAAGGCACCAGTATGGCATCGCCTCACGTAGCTGGTGTGGCAGCTTTAATCAAAGCTAGTGGGATTCAAGACCCTGGTGATGTATTGAATGTACTCAAGCAGTCCACCCGAGTTATAGAAGATGACCCCCTAAACCACTATGGTGCTGGACAATTGGATGCTGGTGCTGCCGTTAAACTGGCTCTGAAAGGACAAATTACCTTCCAAGACTTCTTCCGCTGGTTACGGGATAACGGCTATCTCAATCCTCGCTTTTGGATTGACGGTGGTGTAATCGCCCTGTGGCCAAAGATTGCTATGGTACTAGGTTCCTATTTGCTGGCCTGGTTCTTGCGCAATTATTTTCCCTTTACTTGGAGTTGGTCTCTTGCCACTGGCTTAGTAGCCGGGAGTTCAGGATTATTCTTCCTGAAAGGTTTGTATATATTTGACTTACCCCAATGGCCCTTCCGAGTCATGGGCAGTTCGATTCCAGAATTGGGTAGCGCTATTGGCAGCAGCAGTTTTCTCAACCCTCTATTTGCCAGTGTTGTGATTCCATTTATTTTAATCGCCCTACTGTTAGGACATCCCCAATGGAAGTGGTTAGCAGTTGGTTCAGCTCTCGGTGTGGCCAGTTGCCTAGCCG includes:
- a CDS encoding class I SAM-dependent DNA methyltransferase, whose translation is MQQDHIEGKIIDGRLGQFHRDVHALTYDPDRLERAYDKHAENYDEFLLDLAGDGTSGCSHYTTLFFSRHVPKHKGLRILDAGVGTGIGGVELINLGYNPLSIVGVDLSSKMLAQAQKRGIYEALHHACFPETNEILQPDEFDAVLCAGGFSHAAMPESAMPEFVRVTRPGGFVVFSVRKSVYDKSDSAITAMIKRLEEDRSWKIVAQECGKYLPADGVQAVYFACQVL
- a CDS encoding aspartyl/asparaginyl beta-hydroxylase domain-containing protein, yielding MPTGFSHNAAKEIEQATSLPWQENSYREYTSQGYEVFSLFSKSGNSTDTIIEDCSPTPTPELDKLPTIRSFLEHCNLSLMWVRLNKLAPGSCFWEHRDYSELSEKQKVRLHVPISTSADSYMCFQGTAVHLKPDSLWLLRPNYDVHGFLNGSSVRIHLIIDAYLNNELSNEIDQVYLPEESLTLLPEPTPEIYNKLLSLAARLVDDNREQDAEELLLKTFLQYNQPLGFSYDLVVSLYEKYSRLEKVQEWISIKSRFLHQEELKNVKKKWEQPDHATRSYRRKDH
- a CDS encoding DMT family transporter, encoding MIPTLGVILCWGAWAFLPKLSAQYISDRSAIVYQGLGGAIVATLIFLHLRDGLETHPGGIIAIVAGMLNFLGVLFYIKAVSKGSVAIVSTLSALYPLVVIVLGLVVLHETLILKQMIGIGFALVAIALIAT
- a CDS encoding 2-oxoglutarate and iron-dependent oxygenase domain-containing protein, whose translation is MNTLPIISLTKLKDLNGSNSGNEEHKRLYNICLEHGFFYLKYHGISADLVQQTIDSSRNFFQLPEDIKKAYGQDKQTVYPNTSRGYIPLYGETFHEDVGPDPKEVFDQGN
- a CDS encoding 2OG-Fe(II) oxygenase family protein, giving the protein MTKAIEHPPSDKPFTGPTLIPDDTVAPGFAASHYQLQGEIMTKIVPHLLRALAVALNLDPDWFDPYFDDPILIHRANYYPPEYGIAGKHTDTGIFTVLIQEYFPTPSLRVYAKNAWIDAVCLEDAFVINLGDMLQYWTNGLFVSTAHEVIHTSPNSRVSIPVFVFPNSHTIIEPMGTDEKINSTDIMLENFNSVWVIKTGAGRARELKYSENEKTRLARLPK
- a CDS encoding S8 family peptidase produces the protein MRKFLILCLFVIGLGFALFNFKGLANQGNFESIVIDFREDIPAAQLNEQLQAIAKEYEVNPQLNSEFSAADHIYILNGDKQLLNTLKQSGLSQATEYIEPNYTYSAFEVPNDPDYGKQWNLRSINVESAWDDTKGSGVTVAVIDTGVSAVPDLKDTQFVEGYDFVNDRIEAWDDQGHGTHVAGTIAQSTNNGYGVAGVAYEATLMPLKVLAANGGGTVADIAEAIRFAADHEVDVINMSLGGAGESNLMAEAIDYAYHKGVVLVAAAGNSNQNAAAYPARYPHVIGVSALDSAGLKAPYSNFGAGVDISAPGGSENGKILQETIDGETGSPVFAGFQGTSMASPHVAGVAALIKASGIQDPGDVLNVLKQSTRVIEDDPLNHYGAGQLDAGAAVKLALKGQITFQDFFRWLRDNGYLNPRFWIDGGVIALWPKIAMVLGSYLLAWFLRNYFPFTWSWSLATGLVAGSSGLFFLKGLYIFDLPQWPFRVMGSSIPELGSAIGSSSFLNPLFASVVIPFILIALLLGHPQWKWLAVGSALGVASCLAVSAVVSPELIWLGGGVLSRVFLIANALLCFGLAYLAVQGEKQSA